The Acidimicrobiia bacterium nucleotide sequence GTGCTGATCGACCACCTCGACCGTGGAGAACGTCCGGCCGGCCCGCAGGACCTCCACGTTCAGGTCGAGCGGTGCGTCGAACGAGGCCGACTTCGAGAAGATCATGTACGCCGACGTCACTCGCTGATGCGGGACCGTCTTCGACGCGGCCACGATCGCCTGCGCGAGCATCTGGCCGCCCTCGACCACGTTGCGCGACACGTCGCGGTACGGCGGTCCGACGAATCGGTTCGGTCCGTCAGGCTCGACGTCGAGCAGCCGGAGGAGATCTGCCGCGTCGCCCCACGCCGGGAAGCGGTTCGTGGTGACAGCGCGCGCGTCGTCGCCGGCCCACCGCTCCTCGAGCTCGACGCGGACGCGCTCCTGGTAGAAGGCGACGTGGCCCTTGATACCCCCGACCTCGTCGAAGGGCCGGCGATAGGCCCACACCAGGTTCTCCTCCGGCGGGTCACTCGCGGTGAGCGTCCAGTAATCGGCCTCGCCCTTGAACGGACAGACGGTGTGGCGGTCGGTGGGCGTGAACAGCTCCCAGCGGACGTCGTCCTCGGGGAAGTACAGCCGGTCGACGTGTTCGGTCTCCTCGGCGCGCAGGCACGAGTCGCTCTCGGCCAGCAGCAGGTCGCCGAACCAGACCCGCGCCGTCGCCCCGCACGGCACGAGATCGATCTCATAGTCGGGGTAGCGCCCCCACGCCGACTCGACCTCGGTCACCGACTCATCACCCCCAGTCGGCGCGCATCGTATCCGCGGCGCGCCCGACGGGCCGCCGCCGCACCTCCCCGGGACGTATTGTTCTCGGGTTACCGGTCGGTAACATGATCGGGTCGGACTACGAGAAGAAGCTGCCATGACATCGAACTCGGAGCTCATCGGTCGCAACGAGGTGAACGACCTCGACGCGATCCTGGCCATCACCAACACCGACGTCGACGAGGTGGAGCACGCGGTCCGCGCCGATGCCGAAGCGATCTTCACGTGGGACTACGACCGGAGCCGTCCCGCGCTCGTGAAGCTCTACGAGAAGGCCAAGACGTCGCAGTGGAACGCCAACGACCTCCCATGGGACACCGACGTCGACCAGGAGAAGGTGGCGGCGGAGAACCAGAACCAGAACGGCTTCAACCGCGAGGGCGACTTCGCGGGCACCCCGTTCGAGAAGTGGGGCGACGAGGAGTGGGTCCGCTTCGGCGTGGAATCGCAGAACTGGACCCTCTCGCAGTTCATGCACGGCGAG carries:
- a CDS encoding DUF427 domain-containing protein — its product is MTEVESAWGRYPDYEIDLVPCGATARVWFGDLLLAESDSCLRAEETEHVDRLYFPEDDVRWELFTPTDRHTVCPFKGEADYWTLTASDPPEENLVWAYRRPFDEVGGIKGHVAFYQERVRVELEERWAGDDARAVTTNRFPAWGDAADLLRLLDVEPDGPNRFVGPPYRDVSRNVVEGGQMLAQAIVAASKTVPHQRVTSAYMIFSKSASFDAPLDLNVEVLRAGRTFSTVEVVDQHDQLRSTGLLLLDAGAPDVFTGAAEMPSVPGPYEAEPLDMRVTGRDLRIVDGAYSQDADQVGPPEIYAWVRFRDAPVEPYLHAALMAQSTTHWTIAAAMRPHPGFGEAHAHVTLSTGIMSIAIAFHDDVEVTEWLLYANPATYAGRGLAQGEGRVFTEDGRLVASYSVQAMIRGFAKDPSALGLDATNAM